Proteins co-encoded in one Flavobacteriales bacterium genomic window:
- a CDS encoding ATP-binding cassette domain-containing protein: MTEETNQAEEVQSDGNSNNDGDDRIVYLKDATIAQNDHPVLSDVNFEIKKGEFYYLIGKTGAGKSSLLKTLYGDLKLTKGEGAVTSFDLKKIKTKQVAFLRRNLGIVFQDFQLLNDRSVDDNINFVMAATGWTDKNKIKERREWVLDRVDLGTKGFKMPHELSGGEQQRVSIARALINNPDLILADEPTGNLDPETSDDIMELLIKISQNNRAVLMATHDYSLIKKFPSKILKCENGKVSLSSLEDESISRHLHG, encoded by the coding sequence ATGACGGAAGAAACCAATCAAGCAGAAGAGGTCCAATCGGATGGAAATTCGAACAACGACGGAGACGATCGTATCGTCTACCTTAAAGATGCAACGATTGCTCAAAACGATCATCCCGTATTATCGGATGTGAATTTCGAAATAAAAAAAGGAGAGTTTTATTACTTGATAGGAAAGACGGGTGCTGGCAAGAGTAGCCTCCTCAAAACATTGTACGGAGATCTTAAACTCACAAAAGGAGAAGGTGCAGTGACATCGTTCGACCTTAAAAAAATAAAGACAAAACAAGTTGCCTTCTTAAGAAGAAATTTAGGAATTGTATTTCAGGACTTTCAATTATTAAATGATCGATCGGTCGACGACAACATCAATTTTGTAATGGCAGCAACTGGGTGGACCGATAAAAACAAAATTAAAGAACGAAGGGAATGGGTGCTCGACAGGGTTGACCTTGGCACAAAGGGATTTAAAATGCCACATGAACTTTCTGGAGGAGAGCAACAACGCGTATCTATTGCCCGTGCTCTAATCAATAATCCAGATTTAATTTTGGCCGATGAGCCTACAGGAAATTTAGATCCTGAGACTTCGGATGACATAATGGAATTACTAATTAAGATAAGCCAGAATAACCGGGCCGTTCTTATGGCAACACACGATTATTCGTTAATTAAAAAGTTTCCTTCGAAGATTTTAAAATGCGAGAATGGAAAGGTGAGCTTGTCTAGCTTAGAAGATGAATCAATTTCTCGGCATTTACACGGTTAG